The Fibrobacter sp. UWEL nucleotide sequence ACCTCTCCAATGGCGGAATTCACGCCGCCACCAATAAACGCAATTTCAAAAGCTTTCTGCATATTTTGCAATATAATCTTTTTAACGCCTAGCGGACGTTTTATTTGACATTTGCAAAGCGAACCTTGATGAGTTCCGTCATCCGAGCGGTTTTCTCCGTCATTTCCTCCACAGATTCAAACCGCAGGAACACAATGCCAGCTTTGTAATAGAACGGATCGGAAACTACGTCCCCTTCCTTATACCACAGGAACTTTTCCACCAGATTCTTCTGAATTTCAGGCGCAAAGTCCACACCCGCAACAACCCCAGCACGATCCGCCATAATGCAGTGACGGAGGAAAGGTTTTGACGCATAAGGAAAAGCTAGATCCCCGGTCAAGCCGGGGATGACAATAGAGGCGTCACCCTGGACCCCGTTTTGGGGGATAGGGTCCAAGCCGCATTCCGCCGCAATAATCATCTTAGGATAGTCCACCCCAGTAGCATACTTCACGAACTTGATGTACAAATCCCCAGGAGGCCTGCGGCAGATTTCAATAATCACAGGAATTCCATCGTCCCGCTCGATGTACTGAATGTGCAAAATGCCATCCACCAGATGCAAGTCCGCAGCGATGCGTTCGCTATACTCCACCAGCAGATTCAACCCGCGGGCGCTTGTGGACGACGGCGTATTGGCGCCACTCACCATGTACTTATTCAAGTAGTACTGTTCATTGTCCGCAAAGTAAAATGCCACGCGACCGTCTATCAAGAAGGCGCTAAACCCGTGGTTACTTCCCGTAACAAACTCTTCCACCACAATGTGATCTTCACGAGTGCGCGAAACTGCGTCGGCATACGCCTCCCGCGCTTCCGTCACGTTGTTCACGCGATGGATGCCCTTGCCACCCGTCAAGTCCACAGGCTTAATAATCAGCGGGAAGGTCAGTTCCCCGCAAGCTTCGTCAATCGACCCTCCCACCGGCACTCGTCGGGAGCGGGGCGTTGGCACTCCTAAACGTTCAGCCAGAGCGCGATACTTGTCCTTGTGATGAATCTGCAGGCTAGTCTCAAAACTATCATGACCAGGCAATCCCAACTTTTCGCAAACATAAACCGTACTCAGCAACGCAAAGTCATTGCATCCGGAGCATACCGCGCTTACGCCCTCTTCTCGGGCCAACGCAAGCATGGCATCCTTATCGCTAAAGTCCGCGAACACATTCTTGTCCGCATAAGGATGTCCCAGTCCCTCTCGGGCATTACCCGTGGTAATCACATAATAGCCCAGTTCCTGAGCCGCCTGGATCAAGGGAATTTCAGCGTGACCGCCACCTAAAAGCAACAACTTCTTCTTGGACATGCACACCTCAATTCAAAACAACATAAGGAGTCCAGCGTTTGTAAAAACGTTCCTGGAAAGGCAGCGGTGACAAAATCGGTTCATGATCCCCCTGCACAATAAATCGCACTTCAGGATGCTTTCGAGCCAAATCCGCCACTCGCTTCAAAGTCTTCTCAATAGCCGCCGGATACAGGACTTCCAAATCCGCCATAGAAATCCGATAAGGATCCACATCCTTCAAAGGGAACTTCGATTCAGTCGTGGTCCAGGCTGCAAAAACTTTACGAGCCTGCGTGCTGTCCCCACCCGCGGAATCATAACTCAACCCAACCGCGGTCGCATTAAGCACAGAATCCATCTTCTGAACAATGCACTCATCCTTGCAACCAGTGCCCCAATTCACATTCTTAAACCCGATGTTGCGAATGTACTTATGGCGCCACTGCACCGCACTATCCAGCCCCACAAAGAAATACGTCTCGTAACCAAGACCCGCCAACACATTGGGCGTAAACGTCGTATCCCTACGACGGGTCACAGAATCACGACGCAAGGAATAAACAAGATCCTCACGTTCCGCCGTGCGAGTGCGGCTATACATGCGGCTGTGAACACCCACCTGCATTCTACCAAAACCGTCGCTATCCTTACCTTCCGCGAAACCCACGTCCCTAAAAATCTGCAGCTCCGCATCGAAAGCCTGATTATCCAGAGGAATCCCCCAGCTCTCCACCAGCACTAGCACATTACTGCGGGTCGTATCCAGAAAACCAGGCGTCACAATGGCAGTATCCATCACCGCATACTTGGCCTTGAATTCCTCGCGCAAAACCTTTCGTTCCACCGGCTTGGGAGCAGTGCGAGCCAAATACTCCACCACAGGGAACTGAGCCACAGGCTGCGCCGGGTAAAAATTATACGCCGCCAGATGGAACACCAAGGATACAAACACAATCAGGTTAATCGTCGGGAAACTAAAGGCAGGAATCTTCCACATCATGGTCACCGCCAAACCGCAAGTCGCCACCGGCACCACAGCCCGCCAACTCATATCCCAGCCCTTAATCGCCAGCAAGTTGGAAAGGTCCATAAACGCCACCACCAGCATAGCCACAACAATAATGCCCATCGCCGCAATACGCAGGACCTTAACCGCCCTGGATCCTTCGACTTCGCGCTTCACGCTTCGCTCAGGATGACACGCACCGACCTTCACCCATACGAACAACAGCAGCAGAGCGAACTCGCTATACCCAAAAATTCCGCGCACAATATCCTGCCCATTCTCAAACGTAATCAAGAACGGCGCAATTGTGATCAGCGCACTAGCAACTAACGGGTAAAGCAAACGATTCATATACGATCAGCAAGTCCACTCAAGTAGCTGAATTTCAGGAATTCGACCCAAATGTTTCGCATTGTTGGTTACTAGGACCGCATGCTGGTCTACAGCCAAGGATCCTATTAAAAGGTCATCATCTTCAATAAGGTTTCCATTCTTTTTCAACGTCGCATATGTTTTTGCAGCATACTGCAAGGAGGTTTGTGTCAAATTCGCAATTCCATATGCCTGACAAAAAGTATCAAATGCGGCCTGACGACGATTCGCATCACGATACAACAAGCCTCTAAGAATTTCATAGTAAACAATGCTCGGAATACGAATACTGTTCTTTGACGATAATTCAATAAAATTAGAGACAATAGTTGAGCGATTTTCAAGGATATAACTTACGATATTCGTATCCAAAAAATAAAGCATCACACCTCCTTGAGCATAAGGTGTGCAGATCGAATATTTTCAGCCTCTTCTGGGTTCAACAGACCGAGAACACCATTAAGCGCTTCCGCAGTGTCAACTTTCCTCTTTTTCTTT carries:
- a CDS encoding PIN domain-containing protein produces the protein MLYFLDTNIVSYILENRSTIVSNFIELSSKNSIRIPSIVYYEILRGLLYRDANRRQAAFDTFCQAYGIANLTQTSLQYAAKTYATLKKNGNLIEDDDLLIGSLAVDQHAVLVTNNAKHLGRIPEIQLLEWTC
- a CDS encoding acetyl-CoA carboxylase biotin carboxylase subunit family protein, encoding MSKKKLLLLGGGHAEIPLIQAAQELGYYVITTGNAREGLGHPYADKNVFADFSDKDAMLALAREEGVSAVCSGCNDFALLSTVYVCEKLGLPGHDSFETSLQIHHKDKYRALAERLGVPTPRSRRVPVGGSIDEACGELTFPLIIKPVDLTGGKGIHRVNNVTEAREAYADAVSRTREDHIVVEEFVTGSNHGFSAFLIDGRVAFYFADNEQYYLNKYMVSGANTPSSTSARGLNLLVEYSERIAADLHLVDGILHIQYIERDDGIPVIIEICRRPPGDLYIKFVKYATGVDYPKMIIAAECGLDPIPQNGVQGDASIVIPGLTGDLAFPYASKPFLRHCIMADRAGVVAGVDFAPEIQKNLVEKFLWYKEGDVVSDPFYYKAGIVFLRFESVEEMTEKTARMTELIKVRFANVK